CTCACTTGTGCTACATCAATAATAGACGGGATGCAGTCTCCACCACTTAATCAGGACATGATTTTATTCGTATAATCTAATCTTCATGATTTTCTCGGACTCTTACTTACTGACTTCTACTGCCTGAAACCCATCTCCCATGCCCCATTAACCAATGTTGAGAGCATCCCACAGGCGAGTATTTCTCGTTGAATGTCGGTTGAATAATAGATGAAAATACGTATGTAGGCAGCGATGCTCGTTTTAATTAGTGTCCAAAAAATGATGCCCAAAAATAACAATTATCCCACGACAAATACGGCCGGCAAGGAAACGGAAAATTCCTAATGGCCGAAGATACAGCTTCAACCCTTGTCTTAAATAAATATCAAATCCCAGAAAAGCTGTGCTATATATATAGGGGATGATGTATTTGGTGCCAAGACTGAGGAAGCTACCACTATTCCTCATGTATGACGCATGATGTGTACCTTATCTAGCCGGCCTTCTCCGCGAGAGGGCAAGAAGTCATCAACTACAGCTTCGTTATTAACATTATTCCCTCTCATACACATTACACATTACATTACATACCCACCCAATTTCTGATTGCCACTCCAGTTGACAGCATTACATAGCACAGGGCAATGGGTTTATTTACAGCTTCTGCTCCAGCCGTACTCCAACCGGTCCACCCCCCACTTGGTATCCACCCTGCATACACTTCGCACCCTCAGCCCGTGACGCTCGTCCTGAAGGAGCGAGTCTTTTCGTTTAGCGGCGACGACTTTGGAATAACGGATACGAACGGACAAGTGGTGGTGAGATGTAAGGGGAAAGTGCTCTCGTTTACGGATCGTAAGGGTATGTATCGTTTTGTCTCTTCCGAAGGGGTTCAAATATATCGTCTGGATTGCGATGGTGCTGATGAGATGTCTTTGAACATTAGTGATCACCGATCCAAATGGCCAATTCCTCTTTGCTATCCGCAACAAGCTTATCGCCATCCACAAGACATTCGTCGGCGAGGACGCACATGAGAACGAAATATTCCGTATCAAAAAGAAACTCTCTTTCGGTTCCCACATGGTCGCTACTTTCCACAACCCTGCCACCAATTCTCCTACGACACTTGTTTTGAAAGGAGACTTCTGGGGGGGTTCGGCTGATATAGCCATTGAGGATGGACCGGTAGTGGCGCAGATTTCGAGGAAGTTGTTTAATGCTCGAGAGTTTTGGGGTGATAAACAAACTGTACGTCTTTCTGACTTGATATATCTGCGTTCAAGGATGCTGGCTCATATGACAACGTCGCTTAGTACTTTGTGACAGTAGCCCCAGGCGTGGACCTATCTCTCATAGCAGCGCTCTGTATATGCTTCGATGAGACGAAAAATGAGGAAAATAGATAAAATGATATTGGGAAACAGACAGGACGGTAGCTGATGCCGTCGAGCTTGATAATGTGATGAGTCTAATATATTACAATGTGTGACATAATATGTAAACAAGGATACGAATGCGATCATGAATACGTATTAAGAGATGGAAGTACtatctcttcatccttcttgGGTCTATTTGAACTAACTATGATATCAGTGGTTGTCCTTATGTCAACCAAGAATGGCGATTTTGAGAAATGCCGATGAAGCAAACCGAGGCCTAGTGTGAGATCGAAGTTGGAGGGCTATGCACGCAACCAAGGCCTGGGAAGGCTGCAGTGCATAACTCGTTCCACTGATTGCACATGTCAAGACATCTTCGACGCTATAACAATCGCAATGCTAGTGAAATGTGATGGTATACGGATGTAACCGTCTAACCGTCTAACCGTATATTTTCCTTATTTCAGATATTCCTTGTGTATGGCTACAGTGACTGGACTTCTGTTACCTGCTGAATTTCGTGAATTAGTAAGATGAAGCGCTTGGAAAGAGCAAAAATGAAGGCATAACGTCGATTTGATTTGGAGGCCAAAAATCCATGCTCGATCGAGGCAGGACGAGTAAAACGGATGAAGTCGATCAAACAACGCCCCATCTTGTCTAAACTCTTAGGGCAATTAACCCTCCTAGATTCTCGTTCTACTATCAGCCGCTCAATCCCTCAACTGTGCACACCGAAGGGCGAATGAAGTTGAAGGAAGCGAACCATGACTTCTTTTACTGATCGGTAGTAGGCCACCTTTCTCAAACCTCCCAACTGCTGATGTACAATGTGCTGTTCGAAACAATTGAAGATTACCATATTGAAACGCTGACTACGCTAGAATCTACACATTCGACTAAGAGCCATTGGGCCTGTCCGACGAGAATCAAACTTCGTTACCATGAGATAAACCTTTCAAGGATAACAGAGATGTCGAGCAAATTTCTGAAGATACCTGGTGATTTCGAACCTCTCTTATTACAAGCGACTATTGCTCacattacattacattaTATAAAACAATCACACTACGACATGACAGTATCCTCGTCCTTCTTTGCGCTCCCCGCCTCTATTCCCTCATTTCCTTCATTTGTCTTCCCGTGTACAGTGGCCTTTATCTCCTGTCCCTCTTTCGGCGACCCACTCTCACCCATTGCGATATCCGCCAAATCCTTATTCGCCTCTGCTCCAACATCCTCTACCCATTCTGTCTCCTCTCCAGGGGTTCCCATATCCAACAACAGTGGCCCCCCATCGTTCTTTTCACTAGACTCTGACGCCTGAGGGTTTGATCCATTGAACGGGGAAGCAGATGCGGACTCTGAACAGTTAGGAAGGAGGCTAGAAGTCGAGATGTTGTTACTTtcgaggatgatggagtCGGAGTGAGGGGGGGCTTGGGCCGCGCTTGCTCGGGTTGGAGCTGGTTCAGGAGACACAGGTCGGTCGCCTTTACGGGCATACAGTAACTGTGATGGTGTTAATCAACCGCTTAAAGATCTGGAGGACGCACCATATAAGGTCCTCCTTCCATCCAAATGCCGGTCCTATCTCCAGTGATCGCTTCCCACTCAACCTACAAATGACCGTCAGCTACCTACTATAAAAAGACTCCATCACTCACTTCCGTAGCCTCATGCTCTTGTATCTTCCACCATCTATCATCTTCGCCTCTGACATACATGTATAAATGTTTTTGACCAATCATAGCGCCATCGTGAAACAGTATTGCTCGCAAATTGAACTGGTATACGTTATGAGTACCTGTGTTATATTTAGAGACGTAAATATGACTCACGACGTGCTGATTATATTGAGGATCGTCCGTCTCAAACACCTCTGCAGAAGATGCCTTCTCCAGTACTTTTAATTCTTCCTGCAAACCCGCAACCTTTGCTTTGAGAGCCGCAAGTATCATTTCAAGCTATTCAAAACGGTCGAGTCAGCCATCGTCGCAGCGAAACCTCACAGTTAAACAATTGACATTGTTCTTCATTTCCTTGCGAGATATCGCTCGCTTTATATCGATGTGCTTGGGCTTTGTCTCAAGATTTTCTATAAGTCTAATGACGAGTCGGTATAATCCATCTTTATCTTTCAGGTAATAGTCACTTACGTTGCAAGACTATCAAGGTAATCATTGCCCTAGATAGCCGGAATTTTTGTTAGAGATGAATTGGTACAGATAGTTGATCCACGTACATCGTACTGAGTCAGAGAttcaatcttctccttgatcCTTCTCGCACTACCTGCCGAAACGGCCTGTAGCCCTCTCTTATTGGCAGCCCATGCCGCATTACTCTGCAAAAACCGATCTACATTCCGTACATCAGTACTACACGGTCCTTGAATTCCCGAAATCACGAGGCCAATGCTACTTACCAAGCATAATCTCTTCATCTAACTTCCAAACCTCTCTCGCTGAACTCGGTTTCCAATCCAGATACACGGTCAAAACGTCTCCCAACTTCTTGATCGAGGTTGTTTGGGCTTCCGGTCCCCAGAAAACATCCGCGAGCTGGGTGTAAACGTCATTGCCTGTAGGTTGGCGGACGAATGTGACATAGGAGGCGGAAGAAATGAAATCTGGGGTATGGCCGGTAACTTTAGTTTCGAATATGCTGTACGTGGAAGATAGCAGAGGTCAGCTATGAAACAGTGAAAAGGAATGATGACTATGTAAACATGCCGACGGCAATCTTCTCGAAGACGATTGAGCTCGTCTTCGTCCTTAGTCATCTCCTGCAGTCTCGGTATCGCCGCACGTTCGAAGAGGTCAATGAATATCAGTTGAAAATCTGCTCAACTCCTCAGCGTCGAGTACTAGTCAGAACGAAGGGAACC
This DNA window, taken from Cryptococcus gattii WM276 chromosome C, complete sequence, encodes the following:
- a CDS encoding Hypothetical Protein (Similar to TIGR gene model, INSD accession AAW42048.1) — its product is MSVHDSTFSALKDMGIDPVLAREAASRFHSVEPAVNWCFGDGANWQPSMVAESTYGRFNPRHREGTSVEHREVIEVFDSPASSPKPRHTNIPLGSNNPFLPTQPRSSHPAFHPLPQPPLPLRSPSTHSGTQSLPVEVDDGNDSEDEELRKAIVLSQNLEHSVSEVTILQGAMDVDRERDSRERSERASGAPPPSPKSDMPGTFGVTFGPSTKDDVDGKLALVPTSQNNNTSSKEDADLDKAIQESLMTASFHSASAEADKEKPQPTKRGDGVPLVFYSPSGRYTYIAQVLQAFAAVPRIQTAIQEILGSASSGDCILDEQTQVLSDPFGSMANEPFSFYEIDDTAKIITEGSERNQLPPLLPTMDFQLIFIDLFERAAIPRLQEMTKDEDELNRLREDCRRIFETKVTGHTPDFISSASYVTFVRQPTGNDVYTQLADVFWGPEAQTTSIKKLGDVLTVYLDWKPSSAREVWKLDEEIMLDRFLQSNAAWAANKRGLQAVSAGSARRIKEKIESLTQYDHIDIKRAISRKEMKNNLEMILAALKAKVAGLQEELKVLEKASSAEVFETDDPQYNQHVFNLRAILFHDGAMIGQKHLYMYVRGEDDRWWKIQEHEATEVEWEAITGDRTGIWMEGGPYMLLYARKGDRPVSPEPAPTRASAAQAPPHSDSIILESNNISTSSLLPNCSESASASPFNGSNPQASESSEKNDGGPLLLDMGTPGEETEWVEDVGAEANKDLADIAMGESGSPKEGQEIKATVHGKTNEGNEGIEAGSAKKDEDTVMS
- a CDS encoding uncharacterized protein (Similar to SGTC gene model, INSD accession EAL21683.1) is translated as MGLFTASAPAVLQPVHPPLGIHPAYTSHPQPVTLVLKERVFSFSGDDFGITDTNGQVVVRCKGKVLSFTDRKVITDPNGQFLFAIRNKLIAIHKTFVGEDAHENEIFRIKKKLSFGSHMVATFHNPATNSPTTLVLKGDFWGGSADIAIEDGPVVAQISRKLFNAREFWGDKQTYFVTVAPGVDLSLIAALCICFDETKNEENR